One Misgurnus anguillicaudatus chromosome 19, ASM2758022v2, whole genome shotgun sequence genomic region harbors:
- the rnf216 gene encoding E3 ubiquitin-protein ligase RNF216 isoform X2 — MADGSSDDDVIHLASFNTHRSKRNRKRTYITISSDSEDEPVRFVPNPPVVVKDDEDEDVSILEPSPHRELIRPAAKWGASTYPTQASGSDRHPTTAHDHHPSTAAAHPTLGNQAIGVLTTDLNSLPSTSREYALHRPPLPVRNSLSHQTAPSSSTHSDHQANSVITPPTTESGQTNSAHRINVIIRERTEKHTDRPPTPQGTLLVEIRPKEEPRESVAPITPARFIAPNDNERPGPSVPREPPVYQAPDQTPINVLVKGVMDLFPDVQEAYVAELIERGGLKDLNVICNILLENPDHPKKANSVLTQSSVLLETGDSETQESENYFDYSKLKTVGPEVILQAADLLMGDFKMLSCQDIKWALNCLKGHYAITRKALFDALKKWQENSTDPSGKKKKRRDPNERAFINFKFEQGSFKLERKMYFLEKNRRWSRGSDTSTLEQSLVKEVQFYEQKAKEMAEHEDFLLALQVNEEQYQKNGQLIECGCCCGEFAFEEMTQCTDGHLFCKECLVKYAQEAVFGSGRSELSCMDGSCTCSFPTSELEKVLPENILCKYYERQAEEAIAATCADELVRCPFCNFPALLDKDISLFSCPNPRCRKESCRKCHVVWKEHAGKTCEQVMERDEIRLRVAFEEKMTAARVRKCHKCSTGLVKSEGCNRMSCRCGAFMCYLCRDPINGYNHFCQHARSPGAPCRHCRKCSLWTDPTEDDERMIQEIQKEGEAELNKKSNQTDTAGKRVGPPPEPIPAKRPRVTPQAPIAGPQAVRAPLLIPQVMLRGPQRVYLQPIPAPYVPPLPNLPPVNYNPRNLNYDFNLPMHYGPHNRYYRPL; from the exons ATGGCAGACGGGTCCAGCGATgatgatgtcatccacctggcTAGTTTCAACACCCATCGCA GTAAGAGAAATAGGAAGAGGACATACATAACCATATCGTCTGATTCTGAAGATGAACCAGTCCGATTCGTACCAAACCCCCCTGTTGTGGTAAAGGATGATGAGGATGAGGACGTCAGCATCTTAGAG CCCTCACCTCATCGCGAATTGATCCGGCCTGCTGCAAAGTGGGGCGCGAGCACCTACCCCACCCAGGCGTCCGGATCCGACAGACATCCTACCACTGCACACGACCACCATCCTTCTACAGCCGCTGCACATCCTACATTAGGAAACCAAGCCATAGGTGTCTTAACCACGGACCTGAATTCTTTACCCTCAACATCTAGAGAATATGCCTTGCACAGACCTCCATTGCCTGTTAGAAACTCACTGTCCCATCAAACGGCACCCTCATCCAGCACTCACTCGGATCATCAGGCCAATTCTGTCATAACTCCACCCACCACCGAATCAGGTCAAACGAACTCGGCCCACAGAATTAATGTAATAATTCGGGAGAGAACCGAGAAGCACACGGACAGGCCTCCGACGCCACAGGGCACTCTGCTAGTGGAGATCAGACCAAAAGAAGAGCCACGGGAGTCTGTGGCTCCCATTACTCCTGCACGTTTCATCGCACCGAATGATAATGAAAGACCTGGACCGTCAGTGCCCAGAGAGCCTCCGGTATATCAGGCTCCTGACCAGACGCCTATCAATGTCCTCGTGAAAGGAGTG ATGGACCTTTTCCCAGATGTGCAGGAAGCATATGTAGCAGAACTGATAGAGAGAGGCGGCCTAAAAGATTTAAATGT aatatgcaatatattattGGAAAATCCTGATCATCCGAAGAAAGCAAACTCGGTTTTGACACAAAGCAGTGTTCTTCTTGAGACTGGTGACTCTGAGACGCAG gaaagtgaaaattatttcGATTATTCCAAACTAAAGACCGTTGGACCTGAGGTTATATTGCAAGCAGCCGATTTGCTAATGGGTGACTTCAAAATGTTGAGCTGTCAGGATATCAAATGGGCCCTGAATTGCCTCAAAGGACACTATGCAATCACACGAAAG GCCTTATTCGATGCCCTTAAGAAGTGGCAGGAGAACTCCACTGACCCCTCAGGGAAGAAGAAGAAACGCAGAGATCCAAACGAACGCGCTTTCATAAACTTCAAGTTTGAGCAGG GTTCTTTTAAACTGGAGCGAAAGATGTACTTTTTAGAGAAGAATCGGCGATGGAGCCGAGGTAGCGATACCTCCACGCTGGAGCAGTCTCTCGTGAAAGAGGTTCAGTTTTATGAGCAGAAAGCCAAGGAGATGGCTGAG CATGAAGATTTTCTCTTGGCTTTGCAAGTGAACGAAGAGCAGTATCAAAAG AACGGACAGTTGATCGAGTGCGGATGCTGCTGTGGAGAGTTTGCCTTCGAGGAAATGACGCAGTGTACAGACGGCCATCTTTTCTGCAAGGAATGTCTGGTGAAGTACGCACAGGAGGCTGTGTTTGGATCGGGACGG TCAGAGTTGAGCTGTATGGATGGGAGCTGTACCTGTTCCTTTCCCACCAGTGAGCTGGAGAAAGTTTTACCTGAGAACATCCTTTGCAAATATTATGAACGACAGGCAGAAGAGGCCATAGCAGCCACCTGTGCAGATGAACTGGTCAG GTGTCCGTTTTGTAACTTCCCAGCACTTTTGGATAAAGACATTTCTCTGTTCAGTTGCCCAAACCCTCGCTGCAGAAAG GAGAGTTGCAGGAAGTGCCATGTGGTGTGGAAGGAGCACGCAGGAAAGACCTGTGAGCAGGTGATGGAGAGAGACGAGATCCGGCTACGGGTGGCTTT TGAGGAAAAGATGACTGCTGCCCGTGTCAGGAAGTGCCACAAGTGTTCCACAGGTCTGGTCAAGTCCGAGGGCTGCAACCGAATGTCGTGTCGTTGCGGCGCCTTCATGTGCTACCTCTGCCGGGATCCTATTAACGGCTACAACCACTTCTGCCAGCACGCTCGCTCGCCCGGAGCTCCCTGCCGACATTGCAGGAAGTGCTCGCTGTGGACGGACCCCACG GAAGATGATGAGCGAATGATTCAGGAGATCCAGAAAGAGGGTGAAGCGGAGTTAAATaaaaagagcaatcagacag ACACTGCAGGGAAGAGAGTGGGCCCTCCCCCGGAGCCGATCCCAGCGAAACGGCCCCGCGTTACACCGCAGGCTCCTATCGCAGGTCCTCAGGCAGTACGCGCCCCGCTGCTCATCCCCCAGGTCATGTTACGTGGGCCACAGCGCGTTTATCTCCAGCCCATTCCTGCTCCTTACGTGCCGCCGTTACCCAACCTCCCCCCTGTGAACTACAACCCACGTAACCTGAACTATGACTTCAATTTGCCTATGCACTATGGACCACATAATCGCTACTATAGACCTCTTTGA
- the rnf216 gene encoding E3 ubiquitin-protein ligase RNF216 isoform X1, with protein MADGSSDDDVIHLASFNTHRSKGKRNRKRTYITISSDSEDEPVRFVPNPPVVVKDDEDEDVSILEPSPHRELIRPAAKWGASTYPTQASGSDRHPTTAHDHHPSTAAAHPTLGNQAIGVLTTDLNSLPSTSREYALHRPPLPVRNSLSHQTAPSSSTHSDHQANSVITPPTTESGQTNSAHRINVIIRERTEKHTDRPPTPQGTLLVEIRPKEEPRESVAPITPARFIAPNDNERPGPSVPREPPVYQAPDQTPINVLVKGVMDLFPDVQEAYVAELIERGGLKDLNVICNILLENPDHPKKANSVLTQSSVLLETGDSETQESENYFDYSKLKTVGPEVILQAADLLMGDFKMLSCQDIKWALNCLKGHYAITRKALFDALKKWQENSTDPSGKKKKRRDPNERAFINFKFEQGSFKLERKMYFLEKNRRWSRGSDTSTLEQSLVKEVQFYEQKAKEMAEHEDFLLALQVNEEQYQKNGQLIECGCCCGEFAFEEMTQCTDGHLFCKECLVKYAQEAVFGSGRSELSCMDGSCTCSFPTSELEKVLPENILCKYYERQAEEAIAATCADELVRCPFCNFPALLDKDISLFSCPNPRCRKESCRKCHVVWKEHAGKTCEQVMERDEIRLRVAFEEKMTAARVRKCHKCSTGLVKSEGCNRMSCRCGAFMCYLCRDPINGYNHFCQHARSPGAPCRHCRKCSLWTDPTEDDERMIQEIQKEGEAELNKKSNQTDTAGKRVGPPPEPIPAKRPRVTPQAPIAGPQAVRAPLLIPQVMLRGPQRVYLQPIPAPYVPPLPNLPPVNYNPRNLNYDFNLPMHYGPHNRYYRPL; from the exons ATGGCAGACGGGTCCAGCGATgatgatgtcatccacctggcTAGTTTCAACACCCATCGCAGTAAAG GTAAGAGAAATAGGAAGAGGACATACATAACCATATCGTCTGATTCTGAAGATGAACCAGTCCGATTCGTACCAAACCCCCCTGTTGTGGTAAAGGATGATGAGGATGAGGACGTCAGCATCTTAGAG CCCTCACCTCATCGCGAATTGATCCGGCCTGCTGCAAAGTGGGGCGCGAGCACCTACCCCACCCAGGCGTCCGGATCCGACAGACATCCTACCACTGCACACGACCACCATCCTTCTACAGCCGCTGCACATCCTACATTAGGAAACCAAGCCATAGGTGTCTTAACCACGGACCTGAATTCTTTACCCTCAACATCTAGAGAATATGCCTTGCACAGACCTCCATTGCCTGTTAGAAACTCACTGTCCCATCAAACGGCACCCTCATCCAGCACTCACTCGGATCATCAGGCCAATTCTGTCATAACTCCACCCACCACCGAATCAGGTCAAACGAACTCGGCCCACAGAATTAATGTAATAATTCGGGAGAGAACCGAGAAGCACACGGACAGGCCTCCGACGCCACAGGGCACTCTGCTAGTGGAGATCAGACCAAAAGAAGAGCCACGGGAGTCTGTGGCTCCCATTACTCCTGCACGTTTCATCGCACCGAATGATAATGAAAGACCTGGACCGTCAGTGCCCAGAGAGCCTCCGGTATATCAGGCTCCTGACCAGACGCCTATCAATGTCCTCGTGAAAGGAGTG ATGGACCTTTTCCCAGATGTGCAGGAAGCATATGTAGCAGAACTGATAGAGAGAGGCGGCCTAAAAGATTTAAATGT aatatgcaatatattattGGAAAATCCTGATCATCCGAAGAAAGCAAACTCGGTTTTGACACAAAGCAGTGTTCTTCTTGAGACTGGTGACTCTGAGACGCAG gaaagtgaaaattatttcGATTATTCCAAACTAAAGACCGTTGGACCTGAGGTTATATTGCAAGCAGCCGATTTGCTAATGGGTGACTTCAAAATGTTGAGCTGTCAGGATATCAAATGGGCCCTGAATTGCCTCAAAGGACACTATGCAATCACACGAAAG GCCTTATTCGATGCCCTTAAGAAGTGGCAGGAGAACTCCACTGACCCCTCAGGGAAGAAGAAGAAACGCAGAGATCCAAACGAACGCGCTTTCATAAACTTCAAGTTTGAGCAGG GTTCTTTTAAACTGGAGCGAAAGATGTACTTTTTAGAGAAGAATCGGCGATGGAGCCGAGGTAGCGATACCTCCACGCTGGAGCAGTCTCTCGTGAAAGAGGTTCAGTTTTATGAGCAGAAAGCCAAGGAGATGGCTGAG CATGAAGATTTTCTCTTGGCTTTGCAAGTGAACGAAGAGCAGTATCAAAAG AACGGACAGTTGATCGAGTGCGGATGCTGCTGTGGAGAGTTTGCCTTCGAGGAAATGACGCAGTGTACAGACGGCCATCTTTTCTGCAAGGAATGTCTGGTGAAGTACGCACAGGAGGCTGTGTTTGGATCGGGACGG TCAGAGTTGAGCTGTATGGATGGGAGCTGTACCTGTTCCTTTCCCACCAGTGAGCTGGAGAAAGTTTTACCTGAGAACATCCTTTGCAAATATTATGAACGACAGGCAGAAGAGGCCATAGCAGCCACCTGTGCAGATGAACTGGTCAG GTGTCCGTTTTGTAACTTCCCAGCACTTTTGGATAAAGACATTTCTCTGTTCAGTTGCCCAAACCCTCGCTGCAGAAAG GAGAGTTGCAGGAAGTGCCATGTGGTGTGGAAGGAGCACGCAGGAAAGACCTGTGAGCAGGTGATGGAGAGAGACGAGATCCGGCTACGGGTGGCTTT TGAGGAAAAGATGACTGCTGCCCGTGTCAGGAAGTGCCACAAGTGTTCCACAGGTCTGGTCAAGTCCGAGGGCTGCAACCGAATGTCGTGTCGTTGCGGCGCCTTCATGTGCTACCTCTGCCGGGATCCTATTAACGGCTACAACCACTTCTGCCAGCACGCTCGCTCGCCCGGAGCTCCCTGCCGACATTGCAGGAAGTGCTCGCTGTGGACGGACCCCACG GAAGATGATGAGCGAATGATTCAGGAGATCCAGAAAGAGGGTGAAGCGGAGTTAAATaaaaagagcaatcagacag ACACTGCAGGGAAGAGAGTGGGCCCTCCCCCGGAGCCGATCCCAGCGAAACGGCCCCGCGTTACACCGCAGGCTCCTATCGCAGGTCCTCAGGCAGTACGCGCCCCGCTGCTCATCCCCCAGGTCATGTTACGTGGGCCACAGCGCGTTTATCTCCAGCCCATTCCTGCTCCTTACGTGCCGCCGTTACCCAACCTCCCCCCTGTGAACTACAACCCACGTAACCTGAACTATGACTTCAATTTGCCTATGCACTATGGACCACATAATCGCTACTATAGACCTCTTTGA